A region from the Lycium barbarum isolate Lr01 chromosome 8, ASM1917538v2, whole genome shotgun sequence genome encodes:
- the LOC132605766 gene encoding large ribosomal subunit protein uL16-like isoform X2, whose protein sequence is MGRRPARCYRQIKNKPYPKSRFCRGVPDPKIRIYDVGMKKKGVDEFPFCVHLVSWEKENVSSEALEAARIACNKYMTKSAGKDAFHLRVRVHPFHVLRINKMLSCAGADRLQTGMRGAFGKPQGVCARVAIGQVLLSVRCKDGNANHAQEALRRAKFKFPGRQKIIVSRKWGFTKFSRTDYLRYKSENRIVNDGVNAKLLGCHGRLAARQPGRAFLEAATSS, encoded by the exons ATGGGTAGAC GACCTGCAAGGTGTTACCGCCAGATTAAGAACAAGCCTTACCCAAAATCACGGTTTTGCCGTGGTGTTCCAGATCCAAAGATCAGGATCTATGATGTGGGTATGAAGAAAAAGGGAGTTGATGAATTTCCTTTCTGTGTGCACTTGGTCAGTTGGGAGAAGGAGAACGTTTCAAGCGAGGCACTTGAAGCTGCTCGTATTGCTTGTAACAAGTATATGACCAAGTCCGCTGGAAAGGATGCTTTCCACCTCAGGGTTAGGGTCCATCCTTTCCATGTTTTGCGAATTAACAAGATGTTGTCGTGTGCTGGGGCTGATAGGCTCCAAACTGGTATGAGGGGTGCTTTTGGTAAGCCACAGGGAGTCTGTGCTCGTGTTGCTATTGGTCAGGTTCTTCTCTCTGTTCGCTGCAAAGATGGCAATGCTAACCATGCTCAAGAGGCTCTTCGCCGTGCAAAGTTTAAGTTCCCTGGCCGACAAAAGATCATTGTCAGCAGAAAGTG GGGATTCACTAAGTTCAGCCGTACCGATTATCTGAGGTACAAGTCCGAGAACCGTATTGTAAACGACGGTGTCAATGCCAAG CTTCTTGGCTGTCATGGCCGTCTTGCTGCACGTCAACCTGGAAGAGCTTTTTTGGAAGCAGCGACTTCAAGTTAA
- the LOC132605766 gene encoding large ribosomal subunit protein uL16-like isoform X1 produces the protein MGRRPARCYRQIKNKPYPKSRFCRGVPDPKIRIYDVGMKKKGVDEFPFCVHLVSWEKENVSSEALEAARIACNKYMTKSAGKDAFHLRVRVHPFHVLRINKMLSCAGADRLQTGMRGAFGKPQGVCARVAIGQVLLSVRCKDGNANHAQEALRRAKFKFPGRQKIIVSRKWGFTKFSRTDYLRYKSENRIVNDGVNAKLLGCHGRLAARQPGRAFLEAATSS, from the exons ATGGGTAGAA GACCTGCAAGGTGTTACCGCCAGATTAAGAACAAGCCTTACCCAAAATCACGGTTTTGCCGTGGTGTTCCAGATCCAAAGATCAGGATCTATGATGTGGGTATGAAGAAAAAGGGAGTTGATGAATTTCCTTTCTGTGTGCACTTGGTCAGTTGGGAGAAGGAGAACGTTTCAAGCGAGGCACTTGAAGCTGCTCGTATTGCTTGTAACAAGTATATGACCAAGTCCGCTGGAAAGGATGCTTTCCACCTCAGGGTTAGGGTCCATCCTTTCCATGTTTTGCGAATTAACAAGATGTTGTCGTGTGCTGGGGCTGATAGGCTCCAAACTGGTATGAGGGGTGCTTTTGGTAAGCCACAGGGAGTCTGTGCTCGTGTTGCTATTGGTCAGGTTCTTCTCTCTGTTCGCTGCAAAGATGGCAATGCTAACCATGCTCAAGAGGCTCTTCGCCGTGCAAAGTTTAAGTTCCCTGGCCGACAAAAGATCATTGTCAGCAGAAAGTG GGGATTCACTAAGTTCAGCCGTACCGATTATCTGAGGTACAAGTCCGAGAACCGTATTGTAAACGACGGTGTCAATGCCAAG CTTCTTGGCTGTCATGGCCGTCTTGCTGCACGTCAACCTGGAAGAGCTTTTTTGGAAGCAGCGACTTCAAGTTAA
- the LOC132605767 gene encoding 26S proteasome regulatory subunit 6B homolog, producing the protein MASPMVLDPKPAPEPPATRPDFSITELPSDNGEDDLYARLKSLQRQLEFIEIQEEYVKDELKNLRREHLRAQEEVKRIQSVPLVIGQFMEMIDTNNAIVGSTTGSNYYVRILSTINRELLKPSASVALHRHSNALVDVLPPEADSSISLLSQSEKPDVTYSDIGGCDIQKQEIREAVELPLTHHDLYKQIGIDPPRGVLLYGPPGTGKTMLAKAVAHHTTAAFIRVVGSEFVQKYLGEGPRMVRDVFRLAKENAPAIIFIDEVDAIATARFDAQTGADREVQRILMELLNQMDGFDQTVNVKVIMATNRADTLDPALLRPGRLDRKIEFPLPDRRQKRLVFQVCTAKMNLGDEVDLEDYVSRPDKISAAEITAICQEAGMHAVRKNRYVILPKDFEKGYRTNVKKPDTDFEFYK; encoded by the exons ATGGCTTCCCCAATGGTTCTCGACCCGAAACCCGCCCCGGAACCACCAGCAACCCGACCCGATTTCTCCATAACCGAACTCCCCTCCGATAACGGCGAAGATGACCTATACGCTCGCTTAAAATCACTTCAACGCCAACTCGAATTCATCGAAATCCAAGAAGAATACGTGAAAGACGAACTCAAAAATCTCCGTCGCGAACATTTACGTGCACAAGAAGAAGTTAAACGGATCCAATCAGTTCCGTTAGTAATTGGACAGTTTATGGAAATGATTGATACGAATAATGCGATTGTAGGTTCAACTACTGGTTCTAATTACTATGTTAGGATATTAAGTACGATTAATAGAGAGTTACTTAAGCCTTCTGCTTCTGTTGCGCTTCATCGCCATTCGAATGCACTTGTTGATGTTTTGCCACCTGAAGCTGATTCAAGTATTTCACTTTTAAGCCAATCGGAGAAACCTGATGTTACTTACAGT GATATTGGAGGTTGTGACATACAAAAACAGGAAATCCGTGAAGCTGTTGAGTTACCTCTGACTCATCATGACTTGTACAAGCAGATTGGTATAGATCCTCCCCGTGGTGTGTTGCTCTATGGTCCACCAGGCACTGGGAAAACTATGCTTGCAAAGGCTGTAGCACATCACACCACAGCAGCCTTCATTAGGGTTGTTGGCTCAGAATTTGTTCAGAAGTACCTCGGTGAG GGCCCACGAATGGTTCGTGATGTCTTTCGCCTTGCCAAAGAAAATGCTCCGGcaatcatatttattgatgaGGTTGATGCTATTGCTACTGCTAGGTTTGATGCTCAGACTGGAGCTGATAGAGAGGTCCAGCGTATCCTCATGGAGCTACTAAATCAG ATGGATGGTTTTGACCAAACGGTGAATGTGAAAGTTATTATGGCAACCAATAGAGCCGACACACTGGACCCTGCACTTTTACGTCCTGGAAGGCTTGACCGTAAGATTGAATTTCCTTTGCCTGATAGACGTCAAAAGAGGCTCGTGTTTCAG GTATGCACTGCTAAGATGAACTTAGGTGATGAGGTCGACTTGGAAGACTATGTTTCTCGCCCTGATAAAATCAGTGCTGCTGAG ATCACGGCTATCTGTCAAGAAGCTGGAATGCATGCAGTGCGCAAGAATCGATATGTCATACTTCCCAAGGACTTCGAAAAGGGTTACAGGACCAATGTGAAGAAGCCTGACACTGACTTTGAATTCTACAAGTGA